The stretch of DNA GCTCTCGCCCTGGTCATCAGAGGCGGCGGCAAATGGTCCCTGGACCGTATTCTGGCGAAAAGGCAACTTGGCGAATGACTGTAATTTCCTAAACCCCAACCATCACACGCTAAAACGAAAGGAAAATGACAAATGAAACGCCTGATTCTGACCCTGATCGCCCTGACCCTGCTGATTGCCCCCTCGTTGGCCATGGCGGCGAACTGGAACGTCGACCCCGATCATTCGGCGGCCCACTTCAAGGTGCAGCACATGATGATTGCCGATGTCCGCGGCAGCTTTCCGGACGTTCAAGGGGTCGCAGTCATCAACGACAAAGATATCACCCGCTCGACCATCGAGGTCACCATCAACGCCGCCAGCATCGATACCGGCGTGGAAAAGCGCGATGCCCACCTGAAGAGCGCCGACTTCTTTGATGTCGAAAAATATCCGACGTTCACCTTCAAGTCGAAACGCGTCCAGAAGGCCGCGGGCAGCACACTCAAGGTGGTCGGCGACCTGACCCTCCATGGTGCTACCAAACAGGTCGAGCTTCTGGTTAACGGCCCGAGCGTCGATATCAAGGACCCCTGGGGCAATACCCGCAAAGGGGCAAGGGCCACTACCCGGATCAACCGCAGGGACTTCGGCATCGTCTGGAACGCCACCCTCGACAACGGCGGGCTGCTGATTGGCGAAGAGGTGGAGATCATCATCGACCTCGAATTGATCAGGCAGGCCGGCTGATCGATAAAGGAGAAAACCATGATCACCGTTCGCAAGTCTCAGGACAGAGGCCATTTCCAGGCCGATTGGCTGGACAGCTACCACACTTTTTCATTCGACACCTATTATGATCCGGCCCACATGGGTTTTCGCACCTTGCGGGTCATCAACCAGGACCGGGTTCAGGCCGGTGCAGGCTTTCCGCTGCACCCGCACCGCGACATGGAGATCCTCTCCTTCGTCCTTGCCGGAGCCCTCAGGCACAAGGACAACCTCGGGCACGAAGAGATCATCCGCGCCGGGGAGGTTCAGCGGATCACTGCAGGGAAGGGCGTCATGCACAGCGAGTTCAATCCCTCGGCTAAGGAGGAAGTGCACTTTCTCCAGATCTGGATTCTTCCCGCAGAGAAGGGATTGAACCCTTCTTATGAGAAAAAGCAGTTCGAACCGAAGAAATCCAACTCCCTTCAGCTTCTCGCCGCCATGGACGGCAGGGACGGTTCGGCCATTCTCCAACAGGATGTGGCTCTGTATTCGGGGGAGGTGGAGGCCGGCAGCACGGTCGAGTACCGCCTTTCAGAGGGTCGTCATGCCTGGATTCAGGTGATCAGTGGAGACCTCGAATTAGGCGGGCATCGACTTGAAGCTGGCGACGGTGCGGCTATAAGTGAAGAACGGGCACTGAGCCTTACCGCCCAGGACAAGGCCAGGTTCATCCTGTTCGACTTGAATTAAATGCTGAGGGGATTTAGAAAACGCTTAAGGAGCAGGTACCTGGGATCAGTTCGGTGGCTCATGCCTGACACGTGTACGCCAAACCAGAAGTGATGATTGAATATGGTCTTGCTGGCAACCATCAGGAAAAAGCTCGCGGATCGCCCGGTTCGACTGATTGAGCCGGGCAACCGCGCCCACGCCGCCGTGGCGATGATCTTGAAGCAAGGCGCCGGTGGTCTGGAGATTCTTCTGATTGAACGCGCCACCAATGAAAAAGATCACTGGTCAGGACATATCGGTTTTCCTGGCGGCCGTGTCGACCTTGCAGACTACAGCCCCCGACGTACAGCGGAACGGGAAACCATGGAAGAACTCGGCGTTGACCTGGCTTCTGCCAGCCTTCTGGGTCGACTAGGCGATACCATCCCTGGCGGGCTGCCCATGGTGGGGGATTAGCATTGTAGGGGGATGGCCATGACAAAAACAAATCCGGACGTCGGCATGCCCATCAGCCTGACCCTTGAGCCAGGAACCTATTACCGCTGCACCTGCGGAAAATCGCAGAACCTGCCATTCTGCGATGAATCACACAGCGGTTCGGGAGTTTCTC from Desulfuromonadales bacterium encodes:
- a CDS encoding YceI family protein, whose product is MKRLILTLIALTLLIAPSLAMAANWNVDPDHSAAHFKVQHMMIADVRGSFPDVQGVAVINDKDITRSTIEVTINAASIDTGVEKRDAHLKSADFFDVEKYPTFTFKSKRVQKAAGSTLKVVGDLTLHGATKQVELLVNGPSVDIKDPWGNTRKGARATTRINRRDFGIVWNATLDNGGLLIGEEVEIIIDLELIRQAG
- a CDS encoding pirin family protein, whose translation is MITVRKSQDRGHFQADWLDSYHTFSFDTYYDPAHMGFRTLRVINQDRVQAGAGFPLHPHRDMEILSFVLAGALRHKDNLGHEEIIRAGEVQRITAGKGVMHSEFNPSAKEEVHFLQIWILPAEKGLNPSYEKKQFEPKKSNSLQLLAAMDGRDGSAILQQDVALYSGEVEAGSTVEYRLSEGRHAWIQVISGDLELGGHRLEAGDGAAISEERALSLTAQDKARFILFDLN
- a CDS encoding NUDIX domain-containing protein, with the translated sequence MVLLATIRKKLADRPVRLIEPGNRAHAAVAMILKQGAGGLEILLIERATNEKDHWSGHIGFPGGRVDLADYSPRRTAERETMEELGVDLASASLLGRLGDTIPGGLPMVGD